Genomic window (Nitrospirales bacterium LBB_01):
CGTCTATAGCCTGAGTCCATTTTCTCAAGATGAGGTAATAGCCAGAGCCTTTCTCCTAAATGACAAACCGGACTGTATCATAAATGTTGTTGACGCCACTAATCTTGAGAGAAACCTTAGCCTTACGATTCAACTGATGGAGCTTGAAATTCCCATCATCATGGCTCTTAATATATACGATGAGGCTGAGAAAAAAGGGTATAAAATAGACTATGAGCGCATGGCTGAGATGCTGGGCATTATTGTTATTCCCACAGTGGCAAAGAAAAAACAAGGGGTAGCAGAGCTTCTGGATTCAGTGGTAAACATATCGTTAAGCGGCAATCGTGACAAACCTAAGCAGCTTGTTTATGATGAGGATGTTGAGTCAGCTATGATTGCAGTCAAAGAGGAAATTAGAAAACATTATCCAACAGCTCAGGACAAATACCCGCTGAGATGGCTTTCGTACAAGGTATTGGAGGCTGATTCTGTAATATGCCGGGAGTTTGAGGCTGTTACCAGCTACGAGATAATTAGCACTGCCACGGAACACCTCAGAGAAGCCCATGACAGCGATATCAGGTCGGTTATAGAAGATGCCAGGTATGCAGTATCCTCAGGACTTGCGCATGAGGTGCTGTCAAGACCGCTTTTGCCTAAAATTGAGCTTACAGAAAAAATTGATAAATTATTGCTAAATAAATACCTTGGTATTCCCATTTTTCTTGTCTTTATTTGGTTTATATTTAAATTAACTTTTGATATATCTAAGCCCTTTTCAGACTGGATAAGCTCCGCTTTCTCAGGCCCTGTAACAACCTGGCTTAAGGCGCTGTTGGTTATCATGAGTGCACCCGAGTGGATGGTTTCACTGCTTACGGAGGGAGTTATTGTAGGGGTTGGACTTGTGCTGACATTTCTCCCTATGATTTTTACGATGATGTTTTTTATCACATTTTTAGAGGGAAGCGGTTATATGGCAAGGGCTGCTTTTGTAATGGACGGTCTTATGCACAGGATAGGACTTCATGGAAAGTCATTTATACCGATGCTGCTAGGATTTGGCTGTAATGTGCCGGCAATTTATGCTACACGGACTCTTGAAACAGGCTCAGACAAAATCCTCACAGCACTGCTTATTCCTCTGATGTCCTGCAGCGCAAGACTCCCCGTGTATATCCTGTTTGTCAGCGTGTTTTTTGGCGCTCACTCGGGCACTGTGTTGTGGTCGTTGTATGTGCTTGGAATTTTACTTGCTGTTTTAGTAGGAATCATTTTTAAAAATTCGCTTTTTAAGGGAGAAACCTCTATGTTTATCATGGAGCTGCCGCCGTATCGGATTCCCTCGTTTAATAATCTGATGGTTCATAGCTGGGAAAAGGGAAAGCATTTCATAGCAAAGGCAGGGACATATATTTTTGCTATGACGATACTTATCTGGTTTCTCTTTAATTTGCCGTGGGGGGTTGAAAATAAGCGGGATTCGTATCTTGGACATGCTGGGCAAGCGCTTTCTCCGATTTTTAAGCCGCTTGGATTTGGCAACTGGGAGGCAGTGTCTTCTCTTATAACCGGAGTTGTCGCTAAAGAGATAGTGGTCAGCACAATGGGCGAGATATACGCAGGCACTAAAAAGGATGAACCTAAGAAGACATTATCTGTGGCTGATGATATCAGAGAGTTGATAATTTCGTTTATAAGGGCGTGCCGGGACTCTGTAAAGAATGTCTTTTCCTCCCTGATGATTTCAAGCATAGGCGGAGGTGAGAAAGAAAACCCACCGCCTCTGATTTCTGCCATACATGGGGCATTCAGCCCGCTTAGCGCCTATGCCTTTATGGTGTTTGTGTTAATCTATATGCCGTGTATGGTTACAGCAGCAGCGTTTAAGCATGAGTTTGGTTCATGGAAATGGTTTGGTGTAGCAGTTTCTTATGAATTGACTCTTGCCTGGGCGGCAGCCTTTGTAGTTTATCAGGTGGGAGCGCTCTTAAAAATAGGAGTGTCATAAAATGGCAATAACCGATTATCTATGGATAACGGCAATAGTGTCTGGAGCAGTTTATATTTTGTACAGATCAATGTTTAAAAAGGGTAGTGGCGGCGGCTGCCACGGTTGTGGTTCAGACAGTTGTTCTAAAGAAACGCATGTGAAGAGGTAAATAAAGGAACTATCAGAAAAAACTTAATCCGCTGATTTGTGTTTTCTCATCTGCGGAAATCTGCGCAATCTGCGGATAAAATCCTTTATCAGTATCTTAACAACTTATCTGAGTATCGTGGAAACCTGCCCAAAAAAGTCTTCAGCCACGTTTATCTCAACTTTTTTAACGCCTTCAAAATCCTTCAAGGCTTCTCTGATGGCTGCAATCCTTTTTTCTTTGTCCTTTTCCACGGCCTTAGTGTTTATTGTCAGCTCACCGTACTCAGCCCGCACTATTATACTGCTATCTATGTTGATTAGTTGTGCTCGCACTCTGCAGGATAATTCAAGATTTTTCATGCACTGCTCGGAGTACGTCATAGGCTGGAAACGCCTGTTTTCTGAGGTATCCTGAATTATTTTTGCTGCATCCTCAAGGGTTATTTGTCCGATATTTAAAACTATATCATACAGCACGGGGTTTGAATCATCTGTGTTAAACAGTGTTTTTATCCGTTTTTTATGCTCTTTATCTTCTTTTTGAATTTCCTTAAGAGCCTTTTTCTCATCAATACCCTCATCAGCAACCTTTCTTGATGCCCTATCGTTTACGTTTGCTACAATATAGGCCTTAAGGACATGAGACACACCGGATATGAGCATGTGACCCACAGCTCCGTGATAAATAATGTTTCCCCTTGTCAGAGTACTTATTAAAGTGGCTTGAAAATACGCCGTGTATTTGAGTATTTCCTCCTGTGACATGCCAAAAAGTGACGGCGCCCGCCTGAGCGCTGTTTTGAATTTCTCTACAGGTACTTTATAGTTCTTTGCCGACGTCTCCATTAGCTCATCATCAATTAGTTCGTAGCCCATCTGCTTTGACAAAATCTCAGAAACTCTCTTACCACCGCTATAGGGCGGACTGCTTATCATAATAATCGGCATTGCAACCTCGCTGTGTTATATACGTTTTAGTTTATTATAACAAATCAACCGGCGTTTAAATAACAAACATTAATTAGCGGACATTGTTTTTCTGAACTGTTTTCATGTGCTATATGATGCACAGCCTGTATGGCTTTGGATTCGGTCGTAAATATTCTGCGGCTGCCAATTTTGTCATACAAACCGGTACGCTTAAGCACCTCTATCACCTGATCTTTTAACCCTACAAATGACACATCGATATTTCTGTCGTTTAGTCTTGAAATTAGAGTGCCGATAGTCTCCTCGCCGGTAGCATCTATCTCATTTATACCCTCACAGCACAGTATCAGATGTCTAAGGTCAGGTTTTTCTGTAACCTGCATAAGCACCTGCTCTTCAAGATATGCAGCATTGGCAAAAAACAGCGAGCCTTCAAACGTAACAGCAGATATGTGCTGACAGCGATTGAGGCCGTACATATCGCTGTTTCTGAGTGTGCCGTCGTCGTGCCTGGATAGCACTGCCATCTGAGGCTTCATGTTTCTATAGAGGTAATGGCCCAAGGAGAAGGCAACACCTATCATTATCCCCTTATCAAGATGAGGGGCAAAGGCAAGCGTAAAGAAAAACGTTAAAATGGCAGACACCCCGTCATATTTTTGGGCGTGCCAGACGTGTATGATTCCCTTTATATTGATAAGGCCGAAAACGGCCATCATGATAATTGAAGCCAGCACCGACTGCGGTAAATGATACAGAAGCGGAGTAAAAAACATTAAAGTCACAACAACAAGAACACTGGTAAAAACGCTTGAAAGACCTGAAAGTGCACCAGCTTGCAAATTAACCGCAGAACGGGAAAACGATCCTGAGATGGCATAACTTTGACTGAATGAGCCTAACACATTGGCAATTCCCTGCCCCAGCAGTTCCTGATTAGGGTCAAGCCTGTGCCCTGTTTTGGTAGCCATTGCTTTAGCTATTGATATGGCCTCCATGAAACCCAAAATTGAGATAATCATAGCAGTCGGAAATATGGTCAGAAATATATTCATATTGAATTTAGGGAAAGCAAACGTAGGCAGTCCTTTGGGTATCTCTCCTAATACTGCTCCTCCGCCTTTTATAGTAATGGCGTCTTCTTTTATGGGTTTATTCTTTACACTTATATGCCACAGATTGCCCTTAGGGCTATTGTCTGCAAGAGTAAACATGGCGTCGCCGCGCTCTGATGTTGTTTTAGTGAGCTTAAGTTTTCTAAGCTGGCCTCTCATGAGCTTGCTTCTTTTCTTAGCCTCTTCTTTAAGTATGTTTAACCGTTCTCCGCTTTGAAACACTTCAAGCGCTTCAAGTGATTGCTCTCCTTTTTCATGTTTTACCCTGGTTAACTCATCAGACAATTCAGCTCTTTTTTTAGATAGTACCTCGACATCGTTTAACGTGGCATTATACTCTTTAATTTTCTCTGTAATACTGAGGTCTTTAATTGCGGTGATTTTAATTTTTTGATTATTTTCCAGTCCCAGAAACCACGAAAGAAGCGTGGTTACGATTACAGCAATCAGAACGCCGGGCAGGCGCGGGTTAATCTTTTTAAGGCCAGCCATTATGCCTATAGCTAAAACGGCAAATCCCAGCGAAAGCCAATGAGTGTAGTCAATGGCAGCTTTAACAACATTAATAATGGTCTCATAATGATGTTCGGCGTTATCAACAGAGACGCCAAGCAGGTTTCCCAGCTGCGATGTGGCTATGATAATGGCGGCAGCGTTTGTAAATCCAATAACTACCGGATGAGACAGGAAATTAACAATCAGCCCCAATCTAAAGACTGCCAAAGAAAACTGAAATATACCTACAGCAAGAGCAAGGAGTACGGAGTATGCGATAAAAGCCTCTCCGCCTCTTGTAGCAAGCGGCTCAAGTGCGGCAGCACTCATAAGAGAGACAACTGCAACCGGACCTGTTGCCAATTGGCGGCTTGAACCAAACAAGGCTGCCAACATAGGAGGCAAAAAAGAGGCATATAAACCATAGTACGGTGGAAGTCCAGCTAACTGGGCATAGGCCATAGACTGCGGGATTAGTACCAGCGCCACAGTTATACCGGCTATCAGGTCTGCCCTCAACGCCGCCGGGGAATAGTCTTTAAACCAGTCAAGAAATGGAAACACACGCTTTACAACTACACTCATCGTACCCTTAGATACCATACTCTCCTGCCTGCTCATCAGCTTAATATATATATATATATGTTACGACGTGTATGGTAACAAATTATCTTAGCAAAAGCAATATAAAAAATTTAGTCTCTCTCTGAAGATACACTCATGTTATCAAAAAACTCATCCCGCTCTAAAAAAGGCCACAAATCCTCAAGCGGTTTAGAGACCATAGTGCCATCGGGCATTGCCATAGAGGACAGCCTTGGTGCGGTTTGTAAATCAGGGGCAACCATAACCTCACACACAACAGGCCCATCTGTGTTGAGTACATTAGCAACCTCATCTTTTAGATTCCGTTGGTCAGATATTCTTATTGAAGAAAGCCCGTAAGCCTGAGCAATTTTGCATGTATCTGGAAGCGTTAAACCGCTTGAGGGGTCACAACAAACCAGCCGTCCCTCAAAAAACCTGTTATGTGTGTTTCTGATAGCAGCATATCCGTTATTGTTCAAGACAAACAGTTTTACTGGCAAATTCAGACGTTTCATGGTTTGAAGCTCTTGAATATTGTGTTGAAGACCGCCATCTCCCACAATACAAACGGTGCGTTTGCCGCTTGCGATAGATACCCCTATGCTTTGAGGAAGCCCAAACCCCATCGAACCCAGCCCCGGTGAGTTGATAACTCTCTGACCGCTCTTTACCCTAAAGCTCTGACAGGTTATCTCAGCGCAGCTTCCTGAAGATCCCGGCACAATCACATCAGTTTCTGTAAGAAGCTTAGAGAGCGTATCTATCAAGGCATATGTATTAACGTAGTCCTTCTGAGCAAAATATTGTGGCAGCACTACCGGATACGCCTCTTTCCACTTTTTGCACATACGCAGCCAACTGGAGCGCTCCGTGTGTTTTATCAGGTTTAATTTATGTATGAATTTGTTAAGAAACTCCTTTGCATCAGAAACTATGGGGACTGCAATTTCAGTATCAATTTTTTTGATTTCTGCCTCATCAATGTCAACTATTACCTTCTTAGCGCTGCGTGCAAAGTCGCGATAATTATGCCCAACCTGAGGAAGGTCAAGCCGTGCGCCGATAGTCAGCAAAAAATCAGAATTTTGGAGGACAAAGTTAGCTCCCCGTGAGGCAATAGAGCCGGGGCGTCCAAAATATAAATCACTGTCCTCAGATAAAATATCCATAAGCCGCCACGTGGTAAGAACAGGGATGTTAAGAGATTCTATCAGAGATAGGAATTCCTTTTTTGCTTTAGCTAACTTGATACCACGCCCTGCCAAAATCACAGGCCGCTTTGCGTTATTTAAAAGCTCTATGGTTTTTTCAACCAGAGAGCTTAGCGTTGTTTTTTCTAAAGTAACACTTTCTGAGTTTGGCTCAAAACCCCTGAGATTTTCCACATCAACACTTGCCCCCTGAACATCAAGCGGGATATCAATCCAGACGGGTCCCGGGCGTCCGGTTTTGGCAAGATAAAAAGCCTTCTCTATATGATAACGAATCTCATGTGGTTCCATAACGGTAACAGCATACTTTGTAATCGGGTTTACCATAGAGACAATATCTGCCTCCTGAATCCCCATCTGTCTTAGCCCTTTGCCGCACAAGAGGTCTTTACGTTTAACCTGACCTGATAACACTACAAGCGGAGTTGAATCTATCCATGAAGCAGTGACGCCTGTTATGGCATTGGTGCCACCCGGCCCCGTTGTAACAAGAGCAACAGCTATATCGTTTTTGTACTGAGCAAAACCGTCGGCAGCTATAATTGCCGCCTGTTCATGAAGAAACCCTGTGTGATTAATTTTTCTGCCAACAGAATCAACAAGGTGCATACAGCCGCCGCCGGGCAACATAAAAACATGATTAACGCCAAAGTCTTTAATAAGGTCAATCACATAGTCTGAAAGTTTTGTAATCATAGTAAAAGAGCTCCCAGTGCTTGATTTATGGTCGTTGTGAGTCCATTCCAAGGACGCGGGAATAGAATACCATTTACTCCGATGCAGTCTGCTATGTTTGTTTTACTGTCATCAACTAGAGCATCTGCCTTGTCAAGCCATTTTAAAAAGGCAGCCTTATCAGTGTCATACACCGGATGTCTCTCATCTGCTCTCATAGCCGGTATGAAGTGAAAAGTGCGTATCCACTTTCCATAATGCTTAATAACCCACGAGGCTGAGACGTGCGCTGAGGCAAAGGATGTTGCAGTAAGAGCAATATGCCTAAAACCCTCACCATGACGCTTAAACCACTCCATCACTTCTCCAACAGGCTCCATCGCCTGATACTTTTGTGATAAGCGGAACTCATCCAGAGACTGCAGGTATTCTCTTAACGTAACGCCAAGAATCCGATGCGGAGGGTTTTCGGTAAGCTCCTCATAACAAAGCAGGCAGTTGTGATTTTCAGGAAGCCACTTTTGGTTAAACCACTGATACATCAAGTCGTTTAACACGTCATCGTTGTCCCACACGATGGTTTTCAAATTTCAGCTGCCCCTAAAATATAGGCTTATAAAGCCAATCTGACCAGAAAGTCATAGCAGTTTTTCTGTTTTTAGCGATGTTGTCATCATCATAAAAGGAATCGTCTTTGTAATGTGTGGTTGAAATCTCCTCAAAAATTGCGCCAGTCTCGGACCTGAAACTGTGTTTTACCTCCCGCTCAACAACCACAATATCTCCACACTTATACGTCTTCTCGATGCCGCCAAGATTAACCGTCACAGTGCCATAGAGGACATGAAAGGTCTCTTCTTTCTTTTTATGAAAGTGTATAGGGTGTTTTTGTCCGGGAAGCAGGATAATTATCTTCTTACAGTACTCCCTGTTTATGCAGTTTATGATTGCAGCGCCCCACTCACTGAAGCGCTCTATCCCGTAGTGATGAGACAGCTCCATTTCCAGTTTGTCACTTAGGGCTATCTTACTTTCCGTAAGTAGTGGTTTTAGTTTATTAATAATTGCCAACACATCAGCTCTGAAGTTTTTTATGGAGACATCAGAAAACATAACCGGCTCACCGGCTTTGACGTCTTTTATGGCGATAAACTCGATGTACTTAGAAATATCGTTTGCTACTACTTGATTTTCAAGATTTGGGATAGCATAAAAGGTATTAGAAGTATCAATCGTGCTACCTGCTTTAATTTCAGTTTTAGCAAAAACCCCTCTTTGTAATCCTCTTAAATCCGCTCTTTCCTTATCAGTGCCTGCAAACCTTTCTCCACCAGAACCCCCGCACATGGCAAGCGCACTGCTTGCCGATTTAAGCCACGCATGGATTTGCTCAGGAGTTGAAGAATAAGCGTTTACATCATACTTTTCTGTTTTAAGGGCGACATGCCTTTCAAAAACCTTTGCCCCCTTAGCAATTGCAATTTTTATTGAGTCGGTGTTATCCGGGGATTCGTGAGTTGAAAACCCGACAGTCAACTCCGGGTATCTTTTCTTTAGCATATCTATTTGATTTAGTTGCAGGTTACTCTCAGCCGTAGGATACTCGCCCACACAGTGCATGAGGCACAGTGTTTTTTCTCTGTGTTCAAAAAATAGAACAACTTTGTCAATGTCTGCAAGAGAAACGCCTGCTGTGGAGGCAATAATCGGTTTATCGGTTTTTGCAATTTTTTCCAGAAGCGGCCAATCTATAAATGAACAGCTTGCAATTTTTATGATTGAAAATCCGTGCTCTTCTATTAAATCAACAGAGTTTTCATCAAAAGGGGTACATATGGTTATAAGTCCGAGTTTTTCAGCCTCAGTTTTTAAGAGTTTTTTTTCAGAGGCAGAGATGTTTGTCTCCAGAAATCTTTTAACATATTTTATATCAGATCTTTTTTTATAATCGTTATGAATAAATGTTTCAATGTCTCTGTATTGAAATTTAAAAGCAAAGTTAAATTCTTTAAAATCATCGCATATCTTACGAAATTCTCTTATGATTTTAACCCCATGTTCAACATCGCCCATGTGGTTATTTGCCATCTCAAATACAAACAAATTAGAAAACAAATTCTTCTCCCTCATCAGGCTGTCTTAAGGCGGGCAGTCAGCACATATTGATTTAAACAGCGTTGTGCTCAGGTATCTGTCTCCTCTGTCGGGCAATATCACCACAATCATGCCGTCTTTCATGCCCTTAGCTATAGTTACAGCGGCATGAACCGCTGCTCCGCTGCTCATTCCAACAAAAAGTCCCTCTTTTACCGCCAAATTCCTTGCCATAGTGAATGCGTCATCGTCCACAACGTTAATTTTCTCATCTAATTTAGATAAATCCAGTATGCCAGGCACTATGGATTCTGCCATGTTTTTAAGTCCCTGAATTTTATGCCCAAGAATCGGTTCAACGCCGACTATTTTTATTGAGGAATCATACTCCTTAAGTCTCTTACCCGTACCCATCAGCGTTCCGGTTGTTCCCATGCCGGCTACAAACATGCTGATCTGCCCTTTGGTCTGCTCATAGACCTCTACTCCTGTTGTCTCATAGTGTGCTCTGATGTTGGCAGGGTTATTAAACTGATCCGGCATGAAATAGACGTCTTTGTTGTCATCGTATATTTTATGAGCCATGCGAATTGCGCCGTCTGTGCCCTCACAGCCCGGACTTAGGATTAACTCAGCACCAAATGCCTCAAGCGTCATTCTTCTTTCCATACTGACACACTCAGGCATCACAAGCTTAACTCTGTAGCCTCTTGCCGCCCCCACCATGGCTAAACCAATTCCTGTGTTACCGCTGGTAGGTTCAAGAATGATTTTATCTTTTGTAAGAAGCCCCCTGTCCTCGGCATCTTTGACCATATACCACGCTATCCTGTCTTTAACGGAGCCGCCGGGGTTATTACCCTCTAATTTAGCAAGGATTTTAACCCCACCCCTTTTGACAGGGTTTATGTTTTCAAGAGTAACCAGCGGGGTATTGCCAATTGCTGATATGACACCTTCTGAATGCTTCTTTTCCATTTCCAGAGCTGATTATACCAATTAGCTCTCAGAAAAGTAAAATAACAGAAACCGCTAGTGAGCACCGTGAATCAGAGGCGGGAGACAGCGCACACAAACCATCTTTTTCTCTCCCTCATGGTAACACTCTAAATACACTCTCTCTTTACTCTGTGTGCCGCATACAAAACACTTGCATTCCATCTTATCCTCCTAATGAGTTTATTTCGTCAACAATTTTCTGGGGATCCATATTGTGCATCATAGAACCAAACGATATGGATTCCATATTAATACCTGGGCAAGTGAAACAGCCGTTACCGAAGTACTTTTCTATAACGTCTTTTGCCCCAGGCACATCATTTATGACATGCCCAATCACAGAGTCTTTTGTTATTTTCTCAGCCATAGCCTGCCTCCTATATAGAACTTAATTACAGATATTGATTAATTATTTAACAAAATCGGTTTTTATATATATGAGCTATGTCATAAAGCAAAATATTTTTTGGAATTGTTACTAATTAAAGAGAAATTTGGTGGCGGGGGGCGGATTTGAACCACCGACCTTCGGGTTATGAGCCCGACGAGCTACCGGACTGCTCCACCCCGCGGCAAATTTAATGACTACACTCTGAGTACTGTAACATAACAATATTTAAATGTCAAATACTTTATCCTGACTTTTGAGTATTTTAATGTTTTTTTTCTAACCATGCTATCTACAGTAATAAAAGCAAAATATCAGGGCGTATTGAAAAATTCATTCAGAGTGTGCTACTATAAACGAAGTGGATTTTATGTTTGAGCATTTATCTGTAGATAAGTTAAACTCTAAGCAGG
Coding sequences:
- a CDS encoding FeoB-associated Cys-rich membrane protein, encoding MAITDYLWITAIVSGAVYILYRSMFKKGSGGGCHGCGSDSCSKETHVKR
- a CDS encoding DUF1858 domain-containing protein, which encodes MAEKITKDSVIGHVINDVPGAKDVIEKYFGNGCFTCPGINMESISFGSMMHNMDPQKIVDEINSLGG
- a CDS encoding STAS domain-containing protein encodes the protein MSVVVKRVFPFLDWFKDYSPAALRADLIAGITVALVLIPQSMAYAQLAGLPPYYGLYASFLPPMLAALFGSSRQLATGPVAVVSLMSAAALEPLATRGGEAFIAYSVLLALAVGIFQFSLAVFRLGLIVNFLSHPVVIGFTNAAAIIIATSQLGNLLGVSVDNAEHHYETIINVVKAAIDYTHWLSLGFAVLAIGIMAGLKKINPRLPGVLIAVIVTTLLSWFLGLENNQKIKITAIKDLSITEKIKEYNATLNDVEVLSKKRAELSDELTRVKHEKGEQSLEALEVFQSGERLNILKEEAKKRSKLMRGQLRKLKLTKTTSERGDAMFTLADNSPKGNLWHISVKNKPIKEDAITIKGGGAVLGEIPKGLPTFAFPKFNMNIFLTIFPTAMIISILGFMEAISIAKAMATKTGHRLDPNQELLGQGIANVLGSFSQSYAISGSFSRSAVNLQAGALSGLSSVFTSVLVVVTLMFFTPLLYHLPQSVLASIIMMAVFGLINIKGIIHVWHAQKYDGVSAILTFFFTLAFAPHLDKGIMIGVAFSLGHYLYRNMKPQMAVLSRHDDGTLRNSDMYGLNRCQHISAVTFEGSLFFANAAYLEEQVLMQVTEKPDLRHLILCCEGINEIDATGEETIGTLISRLNDRNIDVSFVGLKDQVIEVLKRTGLYDKIGSRRIFTTESKAIQAVHHIAHENSSEKQCPLINVCYLNAG
- a CDS encoding cysteine synthase; translation: MEKKHSEGVISAIGNTPLVTLENINPVKRGGVKILAKLEGNNPGGSVKDRIAWYMVKDAEDRGLLTKDKIILEPTSGNTGIGLAMVGAARGYRVKLVMPECVSMERRMTLEAFGAELILSPGCEGTDGAIRMAHKIYDDNKDVYFMPDQFNNPANIRAHYETTGVEVYEQTKGQISMFVAGMGTTGTLMGTGKRLKEYDSSIKIVGVEPILGHKIQGLKNMAESIVPGILDLSKLDEKINVVDDDAFTMARNLAVKEGLFVGMSSGAAVHAAVTIAKGMKDGMIVVILPDRGDRYLSTTLFKSICADCPP
- a CDS encoding cupin domain-containing protein — encoded protein: MFSNLFVFEMANNHMGDVEHGVKIIREFRKICDDFKEFNFAFKFQYRDIETFIHNDYKKRSDIKYVKRFLETNISASEKKLLKTEAEKLGLITICTPFDENSVDLIEEHGFSIIKIASCSFIDWPLLEKIAKTDKPIIASTAGVSLADIDKVVLFFEHREKTLCLMHCVGEYPTAESNLQLNQIDMLKKRYPELTVGFSTHESPDNTDSIKIAIAKGAKVFERHVALKTEKYDVNAYSSTPEQIHAWLKSASSALAMCGGSGGERFAGTDKERADLRGLQRGVFAKTEIKAGSTIDTSNTFYAIPNLENQVVANDISKYIEFIAIKDVKAGEPVMFSDVSIKNFRADVLAIINKLKPLLTESKIALSDKLEMELSHHYGIERFSEWGAAIINCINREYCKKIIILLPGQKHPIHFHKKKEETFHVLYGTVTVNLGGIEKTYKCGDIVVVEREVKHSFRSETGAIFEEISTTHYKDDSFYDDDNIAKNRKTAMTFWSDWLYKPIF
- a CDS encoding thiamine pyrophosphate-binding protein encodes the protein MTKLSDYVIDLIKDFGVNHVFMLPGGGCMHLVDSVGRKINHTGFLHEQAAIIAADGFAQYKNDIAVALVTTGPGGTNAITGVTASWIDSTPLVVLSGQVKRKDLLCGKGLRQMGIQEADIVSMVNPITKYAVTVMEPHEIRYHIEKAFYLAKTGRPGPVWIDIPLDVQGASVDVENLRGFEPNSESVTLEKTTLSSLVEKTIELLNNAKRPVILAGRGIKLAKAKKEFLSLIESLNIPVLTTWRLMDILSEDSDLYFGRPGSIASRGANFVLQNSDFLLTIGARLDLPQVGHNYRDFARSAKKVIVDIDEAEIKKIDTEIAVPIVSDAKEFLNKFIHKLNLIKHTERSSWLRMCKKWKEAYPVVLPQYFAQKDYVNTYALIDTLSKLLTETDVIVPGSSGSCAEITCQSFRVKSGQRVINSPGLGSMGFGLPQSIGVSIASGKRTVCIVGDGGLQHNIQELQTMKRLNLPVKLFVLNNNGYAAIRNTHNRFFEGRLVCCDPSSGLTLPDTCKIAQAYGLSSIRISDQRNLKDEVANVLNTDGPVVCEVMVAPDLQTAPRLSSMAMPDGTMVSKPLEDLWPFLERDEFFDNMSVSSERD
- the feoB gene encoding ferrous iron transport protein B; translated protein: MTEAANPKIYITVAVAGNPNAGKSTLINAICGSRLHVGNWSGVTVEKKEAVFQHKDMEIKLVDLPGVYSLSPFSQDEVIARAFLLNDKPDCIINVVDATNLERNLSLTIQLMELEIPIIMALNIYDEAEKKGYKIDYERMAEMLGIIVIPTVAKKKQGVAELLDSVVNISLSGNRDKPKQLVYDEDVESAMIAVKEEIRKHYPTAQDKYPLRWLSYKVLEADSVICREFEAVTSYEIISTATEHLREAHDSDIRSVIEDARYAVSSGLAHEVLSRPLLPKIELTEKIDKLLLNKYLGIPIFLVFIWFIFKLTFDISKPFSDWISSAFSGPVTTWLKALLVIMSAPEWMVSLLTEGVIVGVGLVLTFLPMIFTMMFFITFLEGSGYMARAAFVMDGLMHRIGLHGKSFIPMLLGFGCNVPAIYATRTLETGSDKILTALLIPLMSCSARLPVYILFVSVFFGAHSGTVLWSLYVLGILLAVLVGIIFKNSLFKGETSMFIMELPPYRIPSFNNLMVHSWEKGKHFIAKAGTYIFAMTILIWFLFNLPWGVENKRDSYLGHAGQALSPIFKPLGFGNWEAVSSLITGVVAKEIVVSTMGEIYAGTKKDEPKKTLSVADDIRELIISFIRACRDSVKNVFSSLMISSIGGGEKENPPPLISAIHGAFSPLSAYAFMVFVLIYMPCMVTAAAFKHEFGSWKWFGVAVSYELTLAWAAAFVVYQVGALLKIGVS
- a CDS encoding cytidylate kinase-like family protein — translated: MISSPPYSGGKRVSEILSKQMGYELIDDELMETSAKNYKVPVEKFKTALRRAPSLFGMSQEEILKYTAYFQATLISTLTRGNIIYHGAVGHMLISGVSHVLKAYIVANVNDRASRKVADEGIDEKKALKEIQKEDKEHKKRIKTLFNTDDSNPVLYDIVLNIGQITLEDAAKIIQDTSENRRFQPMTYSEQCMKNLELSCRVRAQLINIDSSIIVRAEYGELTINTKAVEKDKEKRIAAIREALKDFEGVKKVEINVAEDFFGQVSTILR